In Rhodamnia argentea isolate NSW1041297 chromosome 11, ASM2092103v1, whole genome shotgun sequence, one genomic interval encodes:
- the LOC115731663 gene encoding ferric reduction oxidase 7, chloroplastic-like isoform X1 codes for MADDHSADEPLLLNLTDAESANPPRTAFASAFVKWVLGIAMWLVLGFWVALMFTFPSDAGTEFLESWTRATIGSVYGTTGSMFLVCSGPILVIVVLAIASLMVDGKKELQLKTTSKYPRIRLRTFPILVDGPFGVVSAAEFIGICLFVVFVLWALYAYTMQNLEVLSELSLSSEGKWILMMILTGLRFGTIGIYCLAFLFLPISRGSVLLSIRDVPFEQATRYHVWLGHLTMFFSTFHGLCFVIAWALEGQLLDEILEWADEGVAILPGVISLLAGLLMWVTTLPPVRQKKFELFFYTHQLYVVFVIFLALHVGDFIFCIAAGGIFLFVIDRFLRFCQSQRTVGIISATCLPCGSVELVFSKPANLQYTALSFIFIQIRELSGLQWHPFSVSSSPLAGRKHISVLIKVLGEWTSKLKSKVSHMSGPEGENELHSQSRSKITASVEGPYGHEIPYHLTYENLILVAGGSGISPFLAVLSDILHLTNQGKPCLPKNVLVIWAIRKSNERHLLSTLDTESICPNFRDKLDLEVRVYVTRESGPPLEEGNTDEDISTSVSTLSRGSGMSVLVGTGNRLWAGAYVISSIVGFAVSVALLDIFYINPLNIVSWWYKGLLLVGCMIGSVIIFGGPVIYLWHRWEKRAIAVEEAEDGEKDDESQQSAHFNTRQDDVVPKDRGVSRTTHYGARPNFEEIFMSASERWGNVDIGVVVCGPATLRSSVAKQCRSQNLRRGALHPVFHFNSHSFDL; via the exons ATGGCCGATGACCACTCCGCTGACGAGCCTCTGCTGCTGAACCTTACCGATGCCGAGAGCGCGAATCCGCCTCGTACCGCCTTTGCCAGCGCGTTCGTCAAATGGGTTCTCGGCATCGCCATGTGGCTGGTCCTCGGTTTCTGGGTCGCGCTTATGTTTACTTTCCCCTCAGATGCCGGGACTGAGTTCCTGGAGAGTTGGACCAGAGCGACCATCGGAAGCGTATACGGAACTACAG GGAGCATGTTCTTGGTGTGCAGCGGTCCGATTCTCGTCATCGTGGTTCTTGCCATAGCAAGTCTTATGGTTGATGGGAAGAAAGAGCTCCAACT GAAGACGACGAGCAAATACCCAAGGATTCGATTGCGGACATTTCCCATCCTGGTCGATGGTCCGTTCGGAGTAGTCTCAGCGGCTGAGTTTATCGGGATTTGCCTCTTTGTTGTGTTTGTTCTGTGGGCTTTATATGCTTATACCATGCAGAATCTCGAAGTGTTATCAGAGCTCTCATTATCTTCTGAAGGGAAATG GATTTTGATGATGATACTTACCGGACTTCGATTTGGTACCATCGGGATATACTGCTTGGCATTTCTCTTCCTCCCAATTTCTAGGGGATCTGTTCTTCTCAGTATCAGAGATGTCCCCTTTGAGCAAGCAACCCGGTATCATGTCTGGCTTGGACATCTCACAATGTTCTTCTCCACTTTCCATGGGCTATGCTTCGTAATTGCATGGGCGCTAGAAGGTCAACTGCTAGATGAA ATACTGGAGTGGGCAGATGAAGGTGTTGCCATTCTTCCCGGGGTTATCAGCCTTTTGGCTGGTCTACTGATGTGGGTGACTACGTTGCCTCCTGTGAGGCAGAAGAAATTCGAGTTGTTCTTCTATACACACCAACTCTATGTTGTCTTCGTCATCTTTCTGGCTCTGCATGTCGGagattttatcttttgtatAGCCGCTGGAGGGATTTTCCTCTTTGTGATCGACCGGTTTCTCAGATTCTGCCAATCGCAAAGGACTGTGGGTATAATTTCCGCGACGTGCCTCCCTTGTGGAAGTGTAGAATTGGTCTTCTCAAAGCCAGCAA ATCTGCAGTACACTGCCCTGAGTTTCATATTCATTCAGATTAGGGAATTGTCTGGCCTTCAGTGGCATCCTTTCAGTGTTTCTTCTAGTCCTTTGGCTGGAAGGAAACATATCTCTGTCCTCATAAAGGTCTTAGGGGAATGGACCTCGAAGTTGAAGAGCAAGGTATCGCATATGTCCGGCCCAGAAGGAGAAAACGAACTCCACAGCCAATCTCGTTCCAAAATAACAGCTTCCGTCGAAGGGCCTTACGGGCACGAAATCCCTTACCATCTGAC atatgaaaatctcattctGGTAGCTGGAGGCAGTGGGATTTCCCCCTTTTTGGCTGTCTTGAGTGACATACTCCATCTTACAAATCAAGGGAAACCATGCTTACCAAAGAATGTCTTGGTGATTTGGGCCATAAGAAAATCCAATGAGCGTCATCTGCTATCCACTCTGGATACGGAGTCGATCTGCCCTAACTTTCGCGATAAGCTGGACCTCGAAGTTCGTGTCTATGTCACTAGGGAATCGGGTCCTCCACTG GAAGAAGGTAACACTGATGAGGACATCAGCACTTCCGTGTCTACTCTATCCAGGGGAAGCGGCATGTCTGTTCTAGTCGGTACGGGAAACCGTCTGTGGGCCGGAGCTTATGTCATCTCGTCCATAGTTGGGTTTGCCGTATCGGTGGCCCTGTTGGACATCTTCTACATAAACCCTTTGAATATAGTCTCATGGTGGTACAAAGGCCTCTTGCTTGTAGGATGCATGATTGGCAGTGTAATCATATTTGGCGGCCCAGTCATCTATCTATGGCATCGCTGGGAAAAAAGAGCCATCGCTGTCGAGGAAGCCGAGGATGGTGAAAAGGATGACGAGTCGCAGCAGAGTGCACATTTCAACACGAGGCAGGATGACGTAGTCCCGAAAGATCGCGGTGTTTCAAGGACTACGCATTACGGCGCCAGACCAAACTTCGAAG AAATCTTCATGTCCGCGTCTGAGCGCTGGGGCAATGTCGATATCGGCGTGGTCGTGTGCGGTCCCGCGACTCTTCGTTCGAGCGTTGCCAAGCAGTGTAGATCGCAGAACTTGAGGAGAGGAGCGCTTCACCCGGTCTTCCATTTCAACAGCCACAGTTTCGACCTGTAG
- the LOC115735758 gene encoding ferric reduction oxidase 7, chloroplastic-like, whose protein sequence is MADNHSAEEPLLLNLTDSASENPPRPAFAAAFVKWVLGIAMWLVLGFWVVLTFTLPSDAGTEFLESWTSATTGSVYGITGSMFLLFSGPILVIVVLAIASLMVFGKKELQLKTTSKYPRSRLRTLPILVDGPFGVVSAAEFIGICLFVVFVLWALYAYTMQNLEVLSELSLSSEGKWILMMILTGLRFGTIGIYCLAFLFLPISRGSVLLSIIDVPFEQATRYHVWLGHLTMFLFTLHGLCFVIAWALEGQLLDEILEWADEGIAVLPGVISLLAGLLMWVTTLPPVRRKNFELFFYTHQLYVVFVVFLALHVGDFIFCIAAGGIFLFVIDRFLRFCQSRRTVGIISARCLPCGSVELVFSKPANLQYTALSFIFIQIRELSGLQWHPFSVSSSPLAGRKHISVLIKVLGEWTLKLKSKVSHMSGTEGENELRSQSCSKITASVEGPYGHEIPYHLTYENLILVAGGSGISPFLAVLSDILHLTNQGKPCLPKNVLVIWAIRKSNELHLLSTLDAESICPNFRDKLDLEVRVYVTRESGPSLEEGNIDEGISTSVSTLSRGSGMSVLVGTGNRLWAGAYVISSIVGFAVSMALLDIFYINPLNIVSWWYKGLLLVGCMIGSVIIFGGPVIYLWHRWEKRAIAVEEAEDGEKDDESQQSAHFNTRQDDVVPKDRGVSRTTHYGARPNFEEIFTSVSDRWGDVDIGVVVCGPASLRSSVAKQCRSQNLRRGELHPVFHFNSHSFDL, encoded by the exons ATGGCCGATAACCACTCTGCTGAGGAGCCTCTGCTGCTGAACCTTACCGATTCAGCGAGCGAGAATCCGCCTCGTCCTGCCTTTGCCGCTGCGTTCGTCAAATGGGTTCTCGGCATTGCCATGTGGCTGGTCCTTGGTTTCTGGGTCGTGCTTACGTTTACTTTACCTTCGGATGCCGGGACTGAGTTCCTGGAGAGTTGGACCAGCGCGACCACGGGAAGTGTATACGGAATCACAG GGAGCATGTTTCTGCTGTTCAGCGGTCCGATTCTCGTCATCGTTGTTCTTGCCATAGCAAGCCTCATggtttttgggaagaaagagcTCCAATT GAAGACGACAAGCAAATACCCAAGGAGTCGATTGCGGACACTTCCCATCCTGGTCGATGGTCCGTTCGGAGTAGTCTCAGCAGCCGAGTTTATCGGGATTTGCCTCTTTGTTGTGTTTGTTCTGTGGGCTTTATATGCTTATACCATGCAGAATCTCGAAGTGTTATCGGAGCTCTCATTATCTTCTGAAGGGAAATG GATTTTGATGATGATACTTACCGGACTTCGATTTGGTACCATCGGGATATACTGCTTGGCATTTCTCTTCCTCCCAATTTCTAGGGGATCTGTTCTTCTCAGTATCATAGATGTCCCCTTTGAGCAAGCAACCCGGTATCATGTCTGGCTTGGACATCTCACAATGTTCTTGTTCACTCTCCATGGGCTATGCTTCGTAATTGCATGGGCGCTAGAAGGTCAACTGCTAGATGAA ATACTGGAGTGGGCAGACGAAGGTATTGCCGTTCTTCCCGGGGTTATCAGCCTTTTGGCTGGTCTACTGATGTGGGTGACTACGTTGCCTCCTGTGAGGAGGAAGAATTTCGAGTTGTTCTTCTATACACACCAACTCTATGTTGTCTTCGTCGTCTTTCTGGCTCTGCATGTTGGagattttatcttttgtatTGCCGCTGGAGGGATTTTCCTCTTTGTGATCGACCGGTTTCTCAGATTCTGCCAATCACGAAGGACTGTGGGTATAATTTCCGCAAGATGCCTACCTTGCGGAAGTGTAGAATTGGTCTTCTCAAAGCCAGCAA ATCTGCAGTACACTGCCCTGAGTTTCATATTCATTCAGATTAGGGAATTGTCTGGCCTTCAGTGGCATCCTTTCAGTGTTTCTTCTAGTCCTTTGGCTGGAAGGAAACATATCTCTGTCCTCATAAAGGTCTTAGGGGAATGGACCTTGAAGTTGAAGAGCAAGGTATCGCATATGTCCGGCACAGAAGGAGAAAACGAACTCCGCAGCCAATCTTGTTCCAAAATAACGGCTTCCGTCGAAGGGCCTTACGGGCATGAAATTCCTTACCATCTGAC atatgaaaatctcattctGGTAGCTGGAGGCAGTGGGATTTCCCCCTTTCTGGCCGTCTTGAGTGACATACTCCATCTTACAAATCAAGGCAAACCATGCTTACCAAAGAATGTCTTGGTGATTTGGGCCATAAGAAAATCCAATGAGCTTCATCTGCTATCCACTCTGGATGCGGAGTCGATCTGCCCTAACTTTCGCGATAAGCTGGACCTCGAAGTTCGTGTCTATGTCACTAGGGAATCGGGTCCTTCACTG GAAGAAGGTAACATTGATGAGGGCATCAGCACTTCTGTGTCTACTCTATCCAGGGGAAGCGGCATGTCTGTTCTAGTCGGTACGGGAAACCGTCTGTGGGCCGGAGCTTATGTCATCTCGTCCATAGTTGGATTTGCTGTATCGATGGCCCTGTTGGACATCTTCTACATAAACCCTTTGAATATAGTCTCATGGTGGTACAAAGGCCTCTTGCTTGTAGGATGCATGATTGGCAGTGTAATCATATTTGGAGGCCCTGTCATCTATCTATGGCATCGCTGGGAAAAAAGAGCCATCGCTGTCGAGGAAGCTGAGGATGGTGAAAAGGATGACGAGTCGCAGCAGAGTGCACATTTTAACACAAGGCAGGACGACGTAGTCCCAAAAGATCGTGGTGTTTCAAGGACTACGCATTACGGCGCCAGACCAAACTTCGAAG AAATCTTCACGTCCGTGTCTGACCGCTGGGGCGATGTCGATATCGGCGTGGTCGTGTGCGGTCCCGCATCTCTTCGGTCAAGCGTTGCTAAGCAGTGCAGGTCGCAGAACTTGAGGAGGGGAGAGCTTCACCCGGTCTTCCATTTCAACAGCCACAGTTTCGATCTGTAG
- the LOC115735757 gene encoding bZIP transcription factor 46-like isoform X1 produces MGPQMNFSDSADDPAAERSTGRQPGILPLSRQPSIYSLTFNEFQNTWGGLSKDLGSMNMDELLKNIWTAEESQLQLQAMAPSGNGGEGSGQGGNLQRQGSLTLSRTLSQKTVDEVWRYSFKEPEDVKEESGGGGDINLPQRQRTLGEMTLEEFLVRAGVVREDTQMMAKPSESGSHGEISWFTSNGLASTVAAGNNDIFSSNPASSVLDFIGTRPSQLQQQQQQQQQQQQQQQPQPQPQPQPQPQPQPLEPPALLFPKPENMPFASSLHLANTAHIASPGSRDATGISHSSLNKTLVHSGAMQAGGLCLGDLGRTGFAVPMGSPANLVSADAISNNSANVSSSPIPYPFGRGRKSKDVLEKAVVRRHKRMIKNRESAAKSRARKQAYDLELEAEIARLKKINQELLRKQAETMEMQKDQISQKVNGLYWENKRQCCLRRTLTGPW; encoded by the exons ATGGGTCCTCAGATGAACTTCAGTGACTCTGCTGATGATCCAGCAGCCGAAAGAAGCACTGGGAGGCAACCAGGAATTCTGCCGTTATCTCGACAACCCTCGATATATTCCTTGACTTTCAATGAGTTTCAGAACACATGGGGTGGACTTTCTAAGGATCTTGGATCCATGAACATGGATGAGCTCCTCAAAAACATATGGACAGCTGAGGAGAGCCAACTACAACTACAAGCCATGGCGCCTTCTGGTAATGGAGGGGAAGGAAGTGGTCAAGGAGGGAATTTGCAGAGGCAGGGGTCATTGACTCTGTCGCGAACTCTTAGTCAAAAAACAGTTGACGAAGTGTGGAGATATTCGTTCAAGGAGCCGGAGGATGTGAAAGAAGAGAGTGGAGGAGGAGGCGATATAAATTTGCCACAGAGGCAACGGACTTTGGGGGAGATGACGTTGGAGGAGTTCCTAGTGAGAGCCGGCGTTGTGAGGGAGGACACACAAATGATGGCAAAGCCCAGTGAAAGTGGATCTCATGGGGAGATATCATGGTTCACTAGTAATGGCCTTGCCAGTACTGTAGCCGCTGGAAACAATGACATATTCTCTAGTAACCCTGCTAGTTCGGTGTTAGACTTTATTGGAACAAGACCTTCTCAGctacagcaacagcaacagcaacagcaacagcaacagcaacagcaacagccaCAGCCACAGCCACAGCCACAGCCACAGCCACAGCCACAGCCACTTGAACCGCCGGCTTTGCTTTTTCCAAAGCCAGAAAATATGCCATTTGCATCCTCTTTGCATCTGGCAAATACAGCTCATATTGCAAGTCCAGGATCAAGGGATGCGACTGGAATTTCGCACTCATCCTTAAACAAAACGTTAGTTCACAGTGGTGCCATGCAGGCTGGAGGACTGTGCTTGGGGGATTTGGGCCGTACAGGTTTTGCTGTTCCAATGGGCTCTCCTGCAAATCTGGTATCAGCAGATGCGATTTCCAACAATAGTGCAAATGTATCCTCGTCACCAATTCCTTATCCTTTTGGACGTGGAAGAAAATCCAAAGATGTATTGGAGAAAGCGGTTGTGAGAAGGCACAAGAGAATGATAAAAAATAGGGAGTCTGCTGCCAAGTCAAGGGCTCGCAAGCAG GCCTACGATTTGGAACTGGAAGCAGAAATCGCAAGACTTAAAAAGATAAATCAGGAACTACTTAGGAAACAG GCTGAAACAATGGAAATGCAGAAGGATCAG ATCTCACAGAAGGTGAATGGACTGTACTGGGAAAATAAGAGGCAATGTTGCTTGAGGAGGACGCTGACAGGTCCATGGTAG
- the LOC115735757 gene encoding bZIP transcription factor 46-like isoform X2, whose amino-acid sequence MGPQMNFSDSADDPAAERSTGRQPGILPLSRQPSIYSLTFNEFQNTWGGLSKDLGSMNMDELLKNIWTAEESQLQLQAMAPSGNGGEGSGQGGNLQRQGSLTLSRTLSQKTVDEVWRYSFKEPEDVKEESGGGGDINLPQRQRTLGEMTLEEFLVRAGVVREDTQMMAKPSESGSHGEISWFTSNGLASTVAAGNNDIFSSNPASSVLDFIGTRPSQLQQQQQQQQQQQQQQQPQPQPQPQPQPQPQPLEPPALLFPKPENMPFASSLHLANTAHIASPGSRDATGISHSSLNKTLVHSGAMQAGGLCLGDLGRTGFAVPMGSPANLVSADAISNNSANVSSSPIPYPFGRGRKSKDVLEKAVVRRHKRMIKNRESAAKSRARKQAYDLELEAEIARLKKINQELLRKQAETMEMQKDQVCIASTYTHPNILLLS is encoded by the exons ATGGGTCCTCAGATGAACTTCAGTGACTCTGCTGATGATCCAGCAGCCGAAAGAAGCACTGGGAGGCAACCAGGAATTCTGCCGTTATCTCGACAACCCTCGATATATTCCTTGACTTTCAATGAGTTTCAGAACACATGGGGTGGACTTTCTAAGGATCTTGGATCCATGAACATGGATGAGCTCCTCAAAAACATATGGACAGCTGAGGAGAGCCAACTACAACTACAAGCCATGGCGCCTTCTGGTAATGGAGGGGAAGGAAGTGGTCAAGGAGGGAATTTGCAGAGGCAGGGGTCATTGACTCTGTCGCGAACTCTTAGTCAAAAAACAGTTGACGAAGTGTGGAGATATTCGTTCAAGGAGCCGGAGGATGTGAAAGAAGAGAGTGGAGGAGGAGGCGATATAAATTTGCCACAGAGGCAACGGACTTTGGGGGAGATGACGTTGGAGGAGTTCCTAGTGAGAGCCGGCGTTGTGAGGGAGGACACACAAATGATGGCAAAGCCCAGTGAAAGTGGATCTCATGGGGAGATATCATGGTTCACTAGTAATGGCCTTGCCAGTACTGTAGCCGCTGGAAACAATGACATATTCTCTAGTAACCCTGCTAGTTCGGTGTTAGACTTTATTGGAACAAGACCTTCTCAGctacagcaacagcaacagcaacagcaacagcaacagcaacagcaacagccaCAGCCACAGCCACAGCCACAGCCACAGCCACAGCCACAGCCACTTGAACCGCCGGCTTTGCTTTTTCCAAAGCCAGAAAATATGCCATTTGCATCCTCTTTGCATCTGGCAAATACAGCTCATATTGCAAGTCCAGGATCAAGGGATGCGACTGGAATTTCGCACTCATCCTTAAACAAAACGTTAGTTCACAGTGGTGCCATGCAGGCTGGAGGACTGTGCTTGGGGGATTTGGGCCGTACAGGTTTTGCTGTTCCAATGGGCTCTCCTGCAAATCTGGTATCAGCAGATGCGATTTCCAACAATAGTGCAAATGTATCCTCGTCACCAATTCCTTATCCTTTTGGACGTGGAAGAAAATCCAAAGATGTATTGGAGAAAGCGGTTGTGAGAAGGCACAAGAGAATGATAAAAAATAGGGAGTCTGCTGCCAAGTCAAGGGCTCGCAAGCAG GCCTACGATTTGGAACTGGAAGCAGAAATCGCAAGACTTAAAAAGATAAATCAGGAACTACTTAGGAAACAG GCTGAAACAATGGAAATGCAGAAGGATCAGGTATGCATAGCTTCCACATATACTCATCCGAACATATTGCTTCTATCATGA